The bacterium genomic interval GACGGTTGATGAGCTTTTCGCTTTGGCCAATGAAGTCCTCGGCGGGAATACGAACGGCCTGCCGGACGATACCGACATTTCCGATTTGAATGATGTTATCACGGACATCAACGAAAACTTCGTAGACGGCACGCACGACGAAGGTAAATTGGTGTGCGATATTCGGCTTGCCGCAGAGTTGAGTTCCTTCACGGCGGTGGCACGAGACGGCGCAATTGAACTGATCTGGTCAACAGCATCTGAGAACGATGTGGAGCGCTTCGAAGTTGAGCGCTCGGCGGGCGAAAGCTGGTCACTTACCGGTGTTGTGAACGGCCAGGGCGACAGCCCGATTGGTCATAGCTATCGTTTTGTGGACGAGAGTGTGACCGCCGCAACTGTTTACAGCTATCGTCTTGCCGAAGTTTCGGCCAATGGCGATCGTCAAATTCTGCCGGGCATCGTGACAGTGGAAGCGGGTGGCGAGACCGCGCTTCCGGCTGAGTTCACCTTGACACAAAACTACCCGAATCCGTTCAACCCGAATACGCAAATTTCTTTTGCGCTGCCATTCGCTTCAAACGTGACACTCGCGGTATTTGACGCGCTCGGACGCAGCGTGGCGACTCTGGTGGACGGCTCACTTGCCGCAGGCAGTCACACGGTAAACTTCGATGCCGCCAATCTTTCCAACGGCATTTACTTCTATCAGTTGAAGGCGGGAGACTTTTCCGCTGTTCGTAAGATGATGCTGATTAAGTAACAACTGCACAAAAAACTCAAGCGCCCGTTCACAGTGTGGACGGGCGCTTTGCATTTACGTATCTTCGATTACTTTCCAAGCTTCTGGCCGTATTCGTTCCAGAAACTGTTCTTGGGGTCCTCGCGCGCGTAGAATTGCAGTAGACTTCGCGCGCGCAGCGTATCACCGGTTTTGGCCACAGAGTCCACCAAACACGCTCTGGTTATCCACGTCTTCATGGTCGCTCCATATTCTAACGTTGAGTCAATTGCCAGCGCGGTGAAGACAATCTCACGCGCGCGCGGCAGGTTGTCGCGCTTGGCCTGCGCAGTGGCGACGTAAAACAGGTTGCTCGCGAATTTCTTGTCCAGATGAGCCGCTCGTACCGCCGCGCTGTCCGCGTCATCAATTCGTCCCGCCAGCTTGTAGGCCTCGGATAGATTGTAAACGTAGCGCGGATTCTCTTCCGCCTCCACTGCTTTCTCCCACGCCGCGACTCGCTTCTCGATTTCGCCCGTCTTCTGGTAATACAAAGCCATGTTCTCCCAGCCATAAGTGGAACGGGATTTATCGAGATGCAGAAGATTCTCGAAGCGGGCGATAGCTGTCGTTTCCACGGTTTGAACGAGGACAGCCGGAATCAGAATGAGTACAATTACCGCAGCCAATGACGCACGCAGTTTCGGGAGCAGACTGTCGAAATTGAATTGCGACAAACGCCATGCCGCAAAAAACACGGTTGGCCACAATGCGGACGTGACGATATCCCAATCGCGTGCCATGCCGAGATTAGGACTGAAAACCATGGCGAAAAACGCGCCCGAGCTGGCCGCAAGCAGCAGAAAATTTTCTTGATTCTGTGCGCGAAGATCGCCGCCTCTTTTCGCAGTAAAGAGCAAACCGATCAGCGCTGCTCCGCACGCCCACCACGCAAGATTGACGATATCTACAAGATGCCGCACAGAAAAGAAGGCGTAGCCGTCATCCGCCCACATGGGAAGCAACGGTATCACGCTTATCCATCCCTCCCATCCTTCCACCGCGATGTAACCGACCAGGCCAAGCGTTGCGAATCCGGCAGCGACATACTTCGCGCGCTTCCACGGAGCAGCAAAGTTTTGCTGTTCGCGGTCATGCGGTTCAAAATGCATCGTCCATAAGAGATAGACCAACGCGGGAAGCAGCACGACCGCCATGTAGTGCAACGCAACTGCGACAAGGAAAAGAAAAACTGGAGCCACGGGGAGTTTTCTCGGCGGCTCAGTAGCCTTCAGGCCGGCAATCAAGAACGCCATCATCGCCAACGACACCCACGCATAGTTTTCGACATAGCCGAAATATGCGAGCCAGCCTCCGCAAGTCAGCATCACCAGCCAGAATATGGTAGGCTCATGTTCAGGTTTTGAACGCACAAACCGCAGCAAGAGCAGAATCAGGAGCACACCCGCAATGCTTGACAGAATCCTGAAACACCATTGCGCAATCTCACGATACTTAAGTTGACGCTCAACCCGTGCCTGTTGTCCGGCACGTCCTTTCTCAACTTGTATCTTCGGGCCAAAAAGAGTCATGCCTATGCGAAACGCGCCTTCATGCAGCAGCATGGTGCCGGGCTCCTTTTGCGAAAAGAATCTGCCCGGCGGAATCTTCTCCTTCGATTCAATCATATCGCCGATATGCGCGAGTCGCGTTGTGGCAAGCTGGCCGTCACCCAATAGATTGCCGTGAACGCTGAGAAGCATGAACACTGCAAAGAGGAGTCCTGCCAGTTGGTACGGCTGAAGTCTGACCTTCTTCAGGACAGAGTGTTCGACGACGATTGGTCCGTAGGGCGAGAGAAGCACTCCGGCCAACACGAGCAGCGGCAGCGCTGCGGCCAAATGCAGGAATGCGAATTGATGGACTGCCCAGAGCCGCAGTGATGGCGCAAACATCGCCAGCACGGACAGGGCAAGCGTTGCAATACCGAAAGTCCAAATGTATTTCACGACCGTCGGCGAGCCGAGCGGCCGCTCGACAGGTCGAATGTCCGGCATCGGCTCTATCTTAGGCGACTTGCGCTTGGCCATGCTGCAGCTTGTTTAGTTCATCGAGTCTTTCCTGCTCCACGACCTTCCGGCTTTCAATCGTGAAAATGAAGAAGTGAGCGAAGGAGATGGTGTACATAAACGTCCAGAACAACAGAATATAGACAAATGGCGCGACAGATTCGGTGCGTGTCATGTGAAACAGCAATCCGCCGGTCAGAATCAACAATGCAAAGATATAGGTTTGCGGTGTCTTCCAAAACGGTCTGTGCAGATTCATCGCTCTTTTCGGCGCAATCTCAAACAGCTTGACGTCCTTCCACAATCCGCGGATGACGGACGTGACATACACGGGTATCGTGTTGGCGAGCAACCCTTGCAGCAGGACAAGATTCCGCAGCGAATATCCGCGCAGCCGCATGTGAACATAAGGGAAAAGCGCCACCGCCACGTACAACGGATAAACGGACAGATAGACGTAATCAATCGGCCGCATTTCATTCTGTATGTACCAATCCGCACCGCCCACTCCGAACCGGACAAACAACAACAGCAGCATCGGCACCGTGGCCAGATACCCGAGCGCCAGCGTTATGAAGTAGTAGCCTGAAGACCACAGATAGTCTATGCCGAGCGCGAACGGCACGCGCTTCTTGCTCCACATGTTCTTCCAGACAATTTTCGCGACGGACGTGTTGCCGGTTGCCCAGCGTCGTTGCTGTTTCCAATAGCCGTAAACGGTGTTTGGCCCCATCCCGACGGCATAGGCCTTGCGATGATAAAGCGACCTCCAGCCCTTGGCGTGCAGCCAAAACGACGTCATCAAGTCCTCTGAAACCGTCTGCTCGTCCCAGCCGCCGACACTGTCCAATGCGGATATCCTCATCACAAGATTGGAACCGCAGCACAAAGCCTGCTCGGTTGCGCCTTTTGCCTCCATGACTGAATCGTAGAGCAGCATCTCCTGCATGGCGGCGGCGCGGGTCGTCCACGTCTCTTCTGCATTCGCATACAGCTGCGGGGTCTGCACAAACGCGACACCATCGTCACTTTCAAGCAGCGGCACAAGCTCGCGCAGAGCTTCGGGTTTGATTTCATGATCCACATCAAACACACCGGCGTATCTGGCGTCGCCGCGAATGTCCGGCAGCGCATCGTTTAATGCGCCGGCTTTATGTCCGCGATTTGGCACGTGATGAACCGCTACTCCGAGCCTTTCCGCCACGGCGGTGCATGCCGCCTTCTTCTCGGGAGACCGCGAGTTCTCAATCAGGTATGCACGGAAGTTCGGATAGTCAAGAGCCTTGACACTGCGCAGACTGCGCTCGAGAATCTCCGGATCCTCGTCACAGCAGGCAATCATCACAACAACTTCGGGGACGGGAGATTGAAGCGGAAGAGTGGGCGGGAGTTTATAGCGGTGAGTTGCGCGCCAACAGTAGAAGATATACAGCAGCCAGTGGGCAAGAACGAGGAACTCACAGAGCAGCAGCAATACGAGTCCCAATGCGTGCACAGGCTCCCATCCGGTCGTATTCATTCGTGCCGCATTGGCAAGCTGACCAACGACATACTCGGCAAACGGCAGACGCAGTCCTTGCACAATCACAAAAACGACAGCCATCACAAAAAACCACGCCGTGACGGTTCGCCGCAGTGCCGGAGTCCTTCGGTATTGGTCGAACACGGTGTTTATCTCAGTTCGCGGCTTATAGCCCAGCAGAATCAGGGCCGCAAGCGAAAGCAAAACAACGGCCGCGTAGAGTCCAATCGAGAGTATCATGTATTTGCAGAGTCCGGCAGCGTCGGGCCGAATTCCGGTGAGTCCTCAATCTGTTCGCGCAGTGTGACTTTCAATGGACAAATCCAATAGCCGGTGGGGTTGATATCTTGCATTGCCCGGACATCGACCGTCCTCACTTCCTTGCCCCACGACCTCAGGAGCGGCAGCATATCGTTCTGCGCCGTCTTGTGACTCGCGTATGACTCGACAACCCATATACGCTTCGCGTTCTCAAGCAGCGGCTCAAGCGCCCCCACCGAATCCGCGCGAATAATTTGCGGACGCAGGTGCGGAAGCATGTAATGCTTGAGCGGCTGGTCTGCAAAGGGCGGGAACGGAATGACAATATCGGAGGTTGTGACGCGTGCGGAAAGATATTCACCTGCCTGCCGCCAGGGATCTTTGTCCACTTTCGTGTAGTAATTCCAGAGCGGATAGACGGTCAAAGCAAGCAGGGCAATGACGAACAGCTGTCTCGGCAAGGCCTGCAGGCTTGCAGACGCGGTAGCCATGAGGAAGATAACCACCAGCATTCCGGGTATCGTATATCTTAGCACGAACACCGGGGTCACAGTCACCGAGACGATCCACGGCAGCAGCCAGAAGCACACACCAAGTATAAGCAGAAAAAAGAATCCCAACCGCAGTCGAGGTTCGCTGTAGAAGCGCAGCGCCGCAAGAACCGATATCAGCAGAATTGCCGCCAGCCCGACTTTCGCATTCATGAAATAGCGCACGGGAGCCAGCAACAGGTCTTCAACGGAAGGCCGGGGAATCCAGCTTGCCATTGTTTCACCGCCCATCTTGTCAAACATCGCCGCCGCGTTCTGCACAGTCTCCGGAATGCACAGGATGAGTAATAAGACAAACGTCAGGTAATATGGCCGGGGATATCTGCTCGCGCCGCGGTATTGCCGTTCGCGCCGGAACGCATAGAAGATTATGATATGGCTGAGAATGAGAAAGACCGCGAAGACGTGTGTGTAATAGGCAAGCGCTGTGACCAGAATGTAGCCCCACGCTGACGGCCAGCGATGCTGCTTCATCAGGTTCAGCAGCAGGATGTAGGAAGCAACGGCAAGAAAGAGCAGCAACGCGTAAGGCCGCGCTTCCTGCGAGTAATAGATGGCAAACGGATGCACTGCAAAGAACAGTGAAGCGAGCATAGCTCCCGTACCGCTGAACAGTTGCCGCCCCAACTGATACACAAGTGGTATCGTAAGTGTTCCCCAAACAACAGACCAGAAGCGCAAGGATACTTCACCCGTCCCGAAAATCAGTCCCCACATCTTCACCCACATATAATAAAGCGGGCCCTGCGTTTCAGAGTCCCAGCCGTATAGCAGGTCCGGCAGAGTGTCATGAACACGTTTGGCCGTTACGACTTCGTCAAGCCAAAGACTCTCCTGCCCAAGTCCGTACATCCGGACGGCAAATCCCAGGAGCAGGATGAATCCCAGCCAGCGGGAAGTCTCGACTTCAGACCGCAGCACGGCTCAATGGAGTTGTTGTTATCGCAAATGTCATATAATTTCACAAAATACAGGTTACAGCGCAGAATCTCAAGGCGAATTGTCCCGCAAATTGCAATGACATGGTAAAATTGGTTTATTAGTTATCACCAGACTGATCTCACAAACTGTTTAATTAGATAATTTATAAAGGTTTAGAATGAAACTCGGATTTGTCGGATTGGGGAAAATGGGGGGCAACATGGTCGAACGCCTGTTGCGTGGAGGCCACACCTGCATCGTCACCAACCGTTCCCCGGAGGCCATCGAAGTTGCAGTATCAAAAGGCGCGGTTGGAGCGCGTGACCTTGCAGACGTGGTGGCTAAGTTGGACGGGACCAAAGTCGTGTGGCTGATGATACCCGCAGGCAATGCGGTTGATGATGCCATCTCCCAACTCAAGGGCCTTCTGAATCCCGGCGACATCATTGTGGATGGCGGCAACTCCAATTTCCGCGACTCCATGCGCCGCGGCGAAGACCTGAAGGCACACGGCATTCACTTTGTGGATTCCGGCACCTCCGGCGGTGTTTGGGGACTAAAGGTCGGCTACTGCCTGATGGTGGGAGGAAGCGAAGCGGCGTTCAAGACTCTCGAACCTGCACTGAAGACCTTGGCTCCCGAGAATGGCTATCTCCACTGCGGTCCGGTTGGTTCAGGTCACTTTGTCAAAATGGTGCATAACGGCGTCGAATATGCAATCATGCAATCCTATGCCGAAGGATTTGAACTGATGCATCGCGGCCCATTTCCCATTGACTTGCCTGCCGTGTCCAAACTTTGGGAGAACGGGAGCGTTGTACGCTCATGGCTCCTGGAACTTGCCACACTTGCTTTGCAGGACGACCCGAAGCTCGAGAAAGTAAAACCATGGGTAGCCGATTCAGGGGAAGGCCGCTGGACCGTTCATGAATGTGTTGACTATGCCGTGCCGGCGCCAACCATTGCCGCCGCGCTCTTTGCCCGCTTTGCCTCGCGTGATGAAGAAGGATTCGGCTTGCGGCTCTTGAGCGCCCTTCGCAATCAGTTCGGCGGTCATGCCATGAAGACCGAGAAATGACTTCCGCAACTTCCAATCCCTTTCGCAGCGGCATGCTGATGGAACATCCCGCCGAGGCCTGTGTGCTGATTATCTTCGGTGGAACAGGCGACTTGGCCCAGCGCAAACTTTTTCCATCGCTCGCTCATCTCGTTCGCGAAGGCCGGCTTTCGGAACAAACACAATTCCTGTGTGTATCGCGCAAAGACCTTAACCAAGACGCGTTCCGTGCCGAAGTCGTCAATAATGCTCGCAGCATGGCTCCGGGGTCAATACCCGACGATGAGTTTGCAGCGAAGTTTGCAAGCCGCATCTTCACGGTCACCGATGCTGGAAATAACGGCAGGTTTGATGATCTGAAGTGGCGCTTGGGTGAAATGGCCGGCGCGGGTGGGCCGCGAAATCATTTGATCTATCTCTCGATACCGCCAACGGGCTATGCGCCCACCATCGCCGCGCTGGGTGCAGTCGGGCTTGCCGACGCCGAACCCGACGCTTGGAGCAGAATCATTATCGAAAAGCCGTTTGGAAGCGATTATGACAGCGCTCAAGAGCTCAACAGCGCGGCGGCCGCAGTCTTTCGTGAAGATCAAATCTATCGCATTGACCACTACCTCGGCAAGGAAACCGTTCAGAACATCCTGGTTTTACGGTTGGCCAATACGCTCTTTGAACCGATTTGGAATCACCATTACGTCGACCACGTCGCCATTACCGCCGCGGAAGCGTTGGGAGTCGAAGAGCGCGCGCAGTACTACGAGGAGTCCGGTGCGCTTCGCGACATGATTCAGAATCATCTGATGCAAATACTCGCCATGATTGCCATGGAACGGCCTGCCAGTCTCGCCGCCGAAGCTATCCGCGATGAAAAGCGCAAAGTTCTCGATTCCGTGCGGCCGTTCGGTGAACGGGATGTCGCAACTGTCGCTGTGCGCGCGCAGTATTCCGCAGGGGCAGTCGCAGGAAAGACCGTCGCCGGATATCTGGACGAGAAGGGCGTTCGCGCTGATTCCCGCACCGAAACCTATGCCGCGTTGAAACTCCACATTGACAACTGGCGCTGGAGCGGAGTGCCGTTTTATCTGCGCACAGGGAAGCGTCTTGCCAAACGCGTGACGGAAGTTGCCATCGTTTTTCGGCAGGTGCCGCACATGGTCTTCGCGCAATCCCCCGTGGACAGACTCGAGCAGAACGTACTTGCCATCCGTATCCAGCCCAATGAAGGCATCAGTCTTAAGTTCGAGGCCAAACTGCCCGGACACGCGCTGCATGTTCGCCCGGTTGAAATGGATTTCCGCTACGGCACGTCCTTCGGCGGCAGACTTTCCGATGCCTATGAACGGCTATTGCTTGACGCGATGATTGGTGACCAGACGCTGTTTGCGCGCCGCGACGCGGTCGAAGAAGGCTGGCGAATTGTCCAGCCGGTTTTGAACGCGTGGGCGAAGGATACAAGCGAGCCCTTGCCGCAATACGTGGCAGGAAGTTGGGGACCGGCGGAAGCGGATCTCCTGCTTGCGCAGCAGAATCATCGCTGGAGAAAATTGTGAGCGGTAACAACATAATCACTCCGCTTGCGCCGCCGCACGAAGTGGACGTGAGCAAAATCGAACAGGAGCTCGAACAGCTTTGGCGCGAAGCTGAATCCTCAGACCATCCTATCACCCGCGCGACCGCTTTCAATCTTGTGCTTGTGTGCGACCGTGGCGCTGAGGAACAGGCGCGCGAGTTGATTCCCGAGCTTGCGCTTGTGCATCCGACACGCACGATTCTTGTCGTGCTGAATGAATCCGCTCCGCCCGCACAGCGTGCGTGGGTGACGGCGCATTGCCGCAAACTTGAAGGCGAAAATCGTCAGATATGCTCCGAGGCAATCATTGTTGAGATTGACGGAGAAGCTTCGCTGCGCGCTTCTTCATTGATTCATTCTCTCTCGCTGGGCAGTCTTGCCACGGCAATCGTTTGGCACCAGTCTCTTCCGCTCAATCACTCTCTGCTGTGCACGCTTGCATTGTCAAGCGAGCGCGTGATTACCTGCGCGGCGCATCATCTCGCTCCCGCATCCACACTGAAGTCATGGCTCGAACTATACGAGAGTGTCCCGCCGGAGTGTGTGGTCACCGATTTGTTGTGGGCTGAACTCTCCGGATGGCGCGGCGCAGTGGCCGAACTCTTTGATGAGTGTCCCCGCTGGCGGGAGCTGCGCGAAGTCCGTGTCCATTCTCAGGGCGACAAACTAACTTGCGGCGCCTTGCTGTGCGGAGCATGGATTGGCTCAACTCTCGACTGGACATTCCAGAGCGTCTCGCTGCTTGGCAGCCGGCCGGTGATTGCCTGTCAGCAGGACCGCCGGATTGTCTTCTATCCTGACGGAGGCAGCGCGCCAACCGGTATTGAATTTATTTTTGCCGATGGCGGCGCTGCGGCAGTTATGCGCGCCCAAAATCAATTCTCAATCACCTGCGGCGGTCACACACATGCGGCTCGTGTTCGCGACGCCGACATGTTGTCGCTGCTCTCGCACGAACTGCACGCGTGGGGACGCGACCCGCGCATGGACAAGGCAGTGCGCATGGCACACGATTGGCTACCGGAGCTGCTCTTCTCATGAACCCCGAAATCATCTATTGCGAATTCCCCGACGACGTTGCAGAAGCTGCGGCAGCACTTTTGCATGAACTTCAAGAGGAAGCTATCGCCGACCGCGGAATTTTTCGTATCGCACTCTCCGGAGGTTCGACTCCCGCCTTGCTGTTCAAACAGCTTGCCTCAGCCGACTGGAAAGAGGAAATGGATTATCCCAACTGGGAAGTCTTCTGGGTGGATGAACGCGCCGTGCCTCCGACACACAAGGACTCAAACTACAAGCTTGCGCATGACCTGTTTTTGAGCAAAGTTGAAATCGGCAACGTATTCCGCATGCCTGCCGAACATCCGGACTTGAAGGAAGCCGCTGATGCCTACGCCCGCACACTCAAGAGTCGTTTCACGCAGGAGAGTGTCGCGTTTGACGCCGTGCTGCTCGGCATGGGCGCGGACGGCCACACCGCGTCACTTTTCCCGGGCACACCTGTGCTTGAATCCGGCGCACTGGTCGAAGCCGTCGAAATTCCCGGAAACGCGATTCCCAAGCGTTTGACCTTGACACTGCGCGTCATCAACAGTGCGCGCGCTGCAATCTTTCTGGTGACAGGAGTGGAAAAGGCTGCGCGTTTACGCGATGTCTTAATCGACAACAACTACAAATACCCCGCGACACGTATTGAACCCCGCGAAGGCCGCCTGATCTGGATTATCGACGAAGACGCTGCCACCGAGTTGAATGAATAGCGTACCACTGTATTCACAAATGCAAAACGGGCGACCCTTGAGGTCGCCCGTTTTCTATTTCCTATCTTCTATTTCCTATTTAAACAGGAAGTACAATCCGCCAAACGGGCGAATCTGCACATCTTCGCCTTCGGGCATGTAAGCTTTCACACCTGCATTGAATTGTACGACGTCAATATCTAATTGAATCGAACCGTCAAGCATCGGCGCTTCCATGTAGGGGAAGAATTGCTCTTCTATCACATCCTTTAGACGGTCAATCGAGAAAGACGACGACAACGAGTGTATTCGTCCGCCGCCTTCAACACGCAGGCGATACGTCTTTGCGCTCAAGACCGTCCAGCGCAGGGCTGCCGATACATGCGCGATACTCGCGTCAAAGGAACTAACATAAGTAATAGGTGGAAACGGATTATCAGGAAAGTCAATGGTATTCCGCGCTAAGACATCCGTTAGCAAATGCAATCCGCCTCCCACCATAAGTTGTGTCTGATCGGAGAACTTGTAATTCAAGTTGCCATCCAAATCAAACTCGTTCTTGTGTGTCCATGACCACTGTTCACTAATAGTTGCCGTGCTGTCGCGCCAAAAGAAATAGCGAGAATCATCCGGCCCCGGCCAGATTGCGGCCAGTCTCATCCACAAACCGATCCGCTTCCCTGCACCATACGGAGCGAGCTTGTCAATTCCGAACTTCGTCGCGAGTTCGTAATGTCCCAAATCCTGCGTGGCGGACTCTTCATACGCGTCGTCTTTCCATCCCGCTCTTACTCTATCCCAGAACAGATTATCCTGAAAGTAGGTGCGAATTCCCGCAAATGCAAACAGCGATCGATCCCACGCTGGAATATACATGACTTCGCCTGATGTCGAGAGAAATCTTGCAGTCAGGGAGTCCGTTTTCCACGGTGCAAGCTCCGCTGAAAATCTGAGTCCGATGCGCGAATTGATTTCCTGCCGTCCCGCAATCCACCTGTCCCACACGCCGAACTCCCATTCATTGCCTGCCGCGAAGGTCAGCCGGCCTCGCGACGCTTCTCTCTGTGCCATCGAGTAGCCGCCGCCGAGCATGCCAAGCGCTTCGCGATAGTAGAGTCCGCGCGGCTGTTCCAGTAATTCACTTGGAACATACACCGTATCACGAATGATAATCGGGTCCTTTTCCACCGTCACAATCTCCGGCACGAACACGGTGTCACGCTGATAGATAACCACGGTGTCAAATTTCGACGGCTCGGGACGCGGAAAGCTTACCCGCGTCGAGTCAAAATTCCACAACCGAATCTGCGCGCCGTTGGTCGTGAACTTGAAATATCCCTCGACCCCGTTGCCCCGGTAGCCGCGTGCGAGTCGCTCCTGCAGTCCCGCCAGCAGCCCGTAGCTGAGCGCCTTTCCTCCCCGCGCTGAAATCGCAATCGAGTCGAAAACCGAATGATACTGCCTGCCTTCGTACACTTCCGTGTTGGGTGGCAGTTTGAACGACCGCAGCAGCGAATCCAGCCGCTCGCTGATGGGTTCGAGCCGCAGCACTCTGCCTGTCGGATACAGCACCACCGCGTCGTTCTGGTCGAATCCGTCGTTCAGCAAATCCGTAATCAGCACGCGTTCAATCGTCTCGTTGCCCAGAAACAATTCATCGCGCAAAACCTGAATCTCCGCCGCGCTCGTGACATTCTGCTGCGTAAC includes:
- the pgl gene encoding 6-phosphogluconolactonase; the protein is MNPEIIYCEFPDDVAEAAAALLHELQEEAIADRGIFRIALSGGSTPALLFKQLASADWKEEMDYPNWEVFWVDERAVPPTHKDSNYKLAHDLFLSKVEIGNVFRMPAEHPDLKEAADAYARTLKSRFTQESVAFDAVLLGMGADGHTASLFPGTPVLESGALVEAVEIPGNAIPKRLTLTLRVINSARAAIFLVTGVEKAARLRDVLIDNNYKYPATRIEPREGRLIWIIDEDAATELNE